A stretch of DNA from Pseudanabaena sp. BC1403:
GCACTGCATCGGTTTTACACTTCTTGATTTTCTTGGAGATCTCATCGGGTTTGTCGAGCAAATGAATCCGACTCATTTCTGAAGGATCGGACTTAGACATTTTTTTTGTGCCATCGGTGAGGCTCATCACCCGCGCCCCTTCTTTGCGAATTAAGGGATTAGGAATTTTAAACACAGGTTGAAAGCGATCGTTAAAACTTCCTGCAATATCCCGCGTTAGTTCCAAATGTTGCTTTTGATCTTCACCGACAGGCACTAAATCTGCTTGATACAGCAAAATATCGGCTGCCATCAGCACAGGATAGTCCAACAGCCCCACGCCCACATTTTCGCCTTGCTTGATCGCCTTCTCTTTAAATTGGATCATCCGCTCCAACCAGTTCAGCGGTGTGATGCAGTTAAGCAGCCAAGTTAGTTCAGCATGTGCCGAAACATGGGACTGCACAAAAATCGTAGAAATACTTGGATCAATACCACAGGCGATATATAGGGCGGCAATATCGCGGGTATTGCTAGCTAGAGTCTTTGGATCATGGGGAACCGTGATCGCATGTAGATCAACCACACAAAAGAAATTTTCGTAATCAGCCTGAGTCTCTACCCAGTTGCGAATTGCCCCCAAATAATTGCCAATGTGAAGGTTGCCAGTCGGTTGTACGCCAGATAGAACTCGTTTTTGCATGGGATTTTCAGATCATAGAGAGAACGCAAAGCGTTCTCTCTATATATTTAAATTACAGGTTGATAATGTATAACACCATAGAATGAACGCGAAGCGCTCCCTCTATATATTTACAGAAATTTCCGATCAAACGAACTACAAGAAATTTTTTAAAAGTGTTGCTTCGCAACACTTTTAAAAAATTTCTTAGTTTGGGTTTGAGAGCAAAGCGCTGTAGGTTACAGGTTGATAATGTATAACACCATAGAATGAGCGCGAAGCGCTCATTCTATATATTTAGGTTACAGGTCGATAATGTATTTACAGGAACAGGGGAGGGGAAAACGACTGCTCGACAAAAAGGCAAACTGACTTTTCCTAAATCCTGCTCAAAAGCTTTTGGTATTGTACCAATTAGCGTTTCGACTATACTTTTGCGCGGATCGGATGGCGCGACTTGATAGATCACACTCAGGACATCATCAGGAAACCAAGCCCGAACGAGATTCAGTAACTCTGGTGCAGTCAGGGCGCGATCGCGATTATCAGGAGTTAATCTAATCCCCACTAAGCGATCGCTTTCAAAATAAATATTGGCAGTAAAGCCCCTAACATAAACCAACTTGCGATCGGGCAATGCATACAAGCCCTCGCCACCTGGTTGCAACTGGTGCATCGTATATTCATCGCGATGAATCGTCGCGATCGCAGCCCAGTTATTATCCTGAGCATACTTAAAAAACTGCGGTTCTAACATGCCCAAATGTAGAGTATCAGGCTGTAAAGGTGGATGTGCTCTTGTCTGGAGACTGGGTAATGTTCTTATTGTGCCTAATTTTTGATTGCCAGCATCATTTGATCTCGCCACAGGAGCAAAGGCGATCGCACTGAAAAAGCTTGCCGCGATCGCGCTACCAATTGATATACAAAAGTTAACTCTAGTTGCCATACATGCACCTAATACAGCATTACTGAAAATGGCTTGTTTTTTCTGTTTCTACTTTAGCAAAAATTCTTGTTTGTTGTGACAAAAGCAAGACAAATTAACCCTAAGAGATAGAGTTAATGCTTTGGATTATCTCTACCTCTTAGGGTTTTAAGATAAAGTGGTGTAGCGGTTTCATGCTATAGGTAGTAACTAATAGTTTCTTGGTATTTTGTTAGATCATGTCCCTTAACCCAGAGTCAGAGTCAGATCGTGGGAAAAATAAAGCATCCTCTAAAAGTTTTGAGGCAATGCGAAAATTCTCCGAAAAATACGCAAAGAATACAGGCACATTCTTTTGTGTCGATCCTAGCGTAACTAATGCCGTTATTGAGGGCTTGGCTAAGCATAAAGAAGAGTTAGGCTCTCCTCTATGTCCCTGTCGCTATTATGAAGATAAGGAAGCTGAAGTCAAAGATACCTACTGGAACTGTCCTTGTGTGCCAATGCGCGAACGCAAAGAATGTCACTGTATGTTGTTTCTGACCGAAGATAATCCTTTTGTTGGCACGAAACAAGAACTAGAATTAGTTGAAATTGTCTACGATGCCTAAATCCTAAAAAATAGAGGTGATGCTTTGCATCACCTCTATTTTTGATTGCTCGATCGCACCCAACATTCCTTTCCAGATTGAGCAAGTTCTAGAGATTTGGATACAGTTTCACCCAGATTCTGCCATGTCACTTTCTGATCAAAAAGTAATTTACTGACTTTAGCTAAAGCTTGCTCTCTTTCATAACGAATTTTAGAGAACATCAGGGAATCGATGTTTTTATAACTGGCATTACGCGCTTCTAGCATCGACTCATGCACAATAATGGCAACTTCCGAGCCGATATTCATTTGTGCATGATAGCGCAAATGACCAAGTCCTTTTGTTGATGTGGCATACAAGGGCGGTAGACGATTTAAAGTTCGTGCTAGTACATCTTCTAGCCGAATAAACCTCAGATCGGATGGAGGAAAACTTTGTGCTCGGTTTTGCGCCATTCTCATCACCAGTCGTTCTAAAGAATGGACTAACTGATGAGATTCCAGCATATAAACGTCATATTCTTTTTGTTTAGATTCAGGGGCTACACTGCTTTTTTGCTTAGACTTAGATTTACTAAGATACATTTGTGAACTCGTCTGTCGCTGCCCAAAAGAGCCATATTTACTTACACGCGGCGATAAATTTCCAGAATTATATTTAGCGATCGCATTTTCTAAATTATCTTCTAATGCCTTGGGCAAATCACACCACATGAGATTTGTCCAACCTAGCTTGTTTTGAGCATCCAGCAAAGCATAGGGTGCATTGGCTACTTCAATATCTTCCAGCGGTTGAGGCTCCCGCAAAGGATCGCGACGCACTCCTAACAATGCTTGACGAGTTACCTTAGTAATATCGGCTTGAATAGCAGTACATTCTTCTCTCTTGTTTCGCAACCCAATCTCTGTGGATGCAAACATAGATGGCAGACGATTTAAAGCATAGGCAATCACCTCGTCAACATTATATTTATGTCTAATCCCACTGCCTAAGCCCTGAATTTGAGCAATAGCTTCTCTATAAACAAATTCAAGCAGAACATTGCGGCAGGATTCCATTTTTCGGATAGATATAATTATGAATGTAAAATTGTAGATTGCACAATATTTTCAGCTTTTAGTAAATAAGAAAAACCTCCCTTCTCACTAATATATCCTTTAAGATATGGTCTCAATGTATTTGGTACAAGGCTAATATTTTGCTCAAAGCTGCCATTTGGGATATGAACAACTCCCAAAATTTTAGGCACGATCAAAGCCAGCGAGAGTTGTTGGGCTGATGTCAGAATTACTTCATAGAGTCCAATATTTTGATCTAGTGGTTGCAAACCCAATAGCATTGCTAAATCGATCGCCCAATAAACTCGGCGACGACGGCTTAATATACCTAAGATGCAAGATGGTTTATTTGGCACAGGCATAATGTGAGATGCCTTGAGCGTCAAAACTTCTTGAGTAAATTCACTTTCAAGTAAGCCAATAGTTTGCGGATCGATCACAAATTTCAGACAAGTATCAAGCCCTGACTCTTGCTGGACACTCATCTTTTCCTCTTGAATGTGATCGACACTTTGTGGAAGTGTTTGCATGGACATATGTCAACTTTAGTAAACATTAACCATGTATAGCGATCAGAGTAATCGTTTGTATTCAGCATTATGGCTGCTTGCGTCCCCATCTTTCGATCGCAGTCTGAATTTGCTCGACCTTAAATGGCTTGGCAATGAAATCATTCATCCCTGAGGCAAAGCATTTGTCGCGATCGTCCTGCGTCGCATTAGCAGTAATTGCAATAATTTGAATAGATTGGTTTGACGAAGTTAGGTTAGATAATTCAATTTGCCCACTTTCCTCCATAGCTCGAATTTGCCTAGTTGCCTCTAAGCCATCCATCTCAGGCATCTGCACATCCATGAAAATAAAATCATAGGATTGTTTTTGGATGGCTTCTAATACTTCGATTCCGTTTGTAGCAATATCAATACCATAACCCATCTTCTCAAAAAGACGATTTGCCAATTTCTGATTGACAGGATTATCTTCAGCAAGCAAAATCTTGAGGGGAATTTGTGCAGCTAATTTGGGGATGTTACTAGATAAAGCTTTGTTCTGATTACTCTCGGCTGGGCGCTCTGAAGACACATCTAATCCATGATCAACAATTTCTATGGCAGGATATCTTTTCGTTGCAACGGGATAATAGGGAATCGCAAATGAAAATGTTGTACCTTGATCCAAAATGCTCTCAACCCAAATATCACCACCCATTAAGCTGATCAGCTTTTGACAAATGGCTAATCCTAAACCAGTGCCTCCAAACTTACGGGTTATAGAAGAATCAATTTGCGAAAACGGTTTAAATAATTTATCTAATTTGTGAGGTGGAATGCCGATGCCAGTATCTTTTACAGCAAAAACAAGTTGATTGTCTTGATACTTTCTGATATCAATAGTGACTTCGCCCCCAGAAGAAAATTTAATTGCATTCCCCACCAGATTGACTAAAATTTGCTGTAAATAGTTAATATCTCCTTCAATTAGTGGAGAAACCTGCGGATCAATTGAGTAGTGGACTCTTAAGGATTTTTCCCTAGCCATGAAGTCAACTAAACTGAGCACAGTCTCAATACATTCTCTTATTTCAAAAGGCTGTAATTCCAAATCGACTTTTCCTGATTCAACCTTGGAAAAGTCCAAAATGTCATTAATCAGCATTAATAGCGCTGCACCACTAGTATTGATTGTTTCCACATATTCGCGTTGCTCTGGCTCTAGGTGAGTATCTAGCAACAGATTAGTCATACCAATCACGCCATTCATCGGGGTGCGAAGTTCATGGCTCATTGTGGCTAAAAACTCAGATTTCGTTCGGGCGATCGCTTCCGATGTCTCTTTTTGTTGTTGAAGTTCTATTCTTAAAATATTAGTCTTGATCAAGTCTTGAATGGTGAGAAAGCCAACTTTGACCACCATGTAGACAAACAAAGCGCCAAAAAAGAAGATAACTCCTGTGAGAACCAAGATGAGCCATTGGATTTTCAAATAGAACAGTATTAATACCCCAAAATAACCGAAGAGGAAGAAAACCATCAGCGATCGCAATATGTTCCAGTTCTGGCGATATTTATTGTCTTGAATCAAAGCCAAAATCTTTCGTGTTTCTTTAATCGCAAGAAACATCACAAATCCGCCAAGGACGATTAAGACAATAGTAAAAATATCGCTCATGCTCTTACAAACTTAGGCAGACACAAGTATATACTTACGACCTATCACAAACCTTAATCTAATACCAAAACACAAAATGGCGTAACCATTTCGTGTTTTTAAAACCCTTACTGGACTTGTTTTTTAATGCCCAAAAGTGTGACGACACTTTTGGGCATTGGTATAAATAGCAAATTTTAAATAGCGATCGCTATACTAGTTATACCAAAACACAAAATGGCTGCGCCATTTCGTATTTTTAAAATCCTTACTGGGTTTGGTTTTTAATTCACGAAAGTATTGCCACACTTTTGTGAATTGGTATTATCTAGACTGAGTTAATGTTTGCACTAAATATTTAGCTAACGCACAGAGAACACATATGAATCTGAATCGCCGTAAGTTACTTTCTTGGTTTGGTTTAGGCTGGTTGGCTAGCCTTCTGCCTTCGTCGTTAATTGGATGTAGTGAAGCTGCTCCTCCTACTGCGTCAGTACCTACATCAGCACCTGAAAGTGTAGCTGCTGCACCTAGTGGTAATTTCAAAGCGATCGGTACAGTTGCTCAACTGGACAAAGACAAGGTTTTGGTTTCCTCAGACAAAAAAATTGCTGTGGTACGCAATCCTAATGATGCAACAAAGGTCTTGGCTGTTAATGCTTCATGCACTCATAAAGGCTGCACAGTAGTGTGGAAGTCGGCAAGCACAGAATTTGTATGTCCTTGTCATGATGCTAAGTTTGCCGCTGACGGTGCTGTACGCCAAGGGCCAGCTGATAAACCCTTACAACGCTTTACTGCCAAAATTGAGAATGGACAAGTACTGGTTAGTGCATAACTAGTTAAAAGTTCTGCTTTACGAGACTTTTAACTAGTTTTTGTTTTTTGTCTTGTGTCAAAGCGCCGTAATAGAGCTATAGAAAATAAAATCCAAAGTTGTTGCGAATTCGGTTACAACTTTGGGTTTTTTGATTTCTCTCAGTATTATTCAGTGAGTGGTAGCGCTCCGCGCTGCTACTCGTTTCTTGGCGTTTTACGGCAACGGCATAAATGATTTGGGATTGCTATATATTGGTAGATATTGCGATCGCAAAATAACAGCATAACTATAAGGATAACTATGTCAGGACATATCCTGCTTGTGGATGATGAACCAGGTCTGAGAGAGGCGGTGCAAGCCTATCTCGAAGATAGTGGCTTTGCAGTGCAAGTTGCTAACAATGCGCGAGACGCATGGCAACTACTAGAGCAAACCACACCAGATCTCGTGATTTCGGACATCATGATGCCGCAGGTGAGTGGGTATGAATTTCTAAAGCAAATGCGTGAAGATGTGCGCTTTTTAAATTTGCCTGTGGTGTTTTTGACAGCCAAGGGCATGACCAAGGATCGCATCGAGGGCTATAACGCAGGTTGTGATGCCTATTTGTCTAAACCTTTTGATCCTGATGAACTAGTAGCGATCGCGGAAAATTTGATCGCCCGTCGAGCGATCCAAGCAGTTACAGCTAATAGTAATACTTCAGAAATAACAGATCTGGCAGGTCAGCTTGCAGAAATCAAGGAATTGCTGAAAGAGAAGGCAGCGATCAAGGTTAAGGTGACCCCACCACCGATCAAGATTGAGTTTACACCTCGTGAACAGAGTGTTTTAGAGCTTGTAGTTGAAGGCTTGATGAATAAAGAAATCGCTAAGCGCCTTGGTACAACTATTCGGAATGTTGAGAAATATGTCAGTCGTTTATTTAGTAAAACTGGTACTAGCAGCCGTACCGAGTTGGTTCGCTATGCGTTACAACATGGCTTGATTGAGGCTTATTCATAAAAAAGCGAGGAAATAAAGATGATTACTGAAACAACTCAGGCGCAGATTAATGCAGATTTAAACGTATTACTGGATCGTGTTGTCAATGATAGAGAGATTATCTATGTCAAAAGTCAAAGTGGAGAAAATGTTGCTTTGATTGCTGCTGACGAATTACAAAGTTTATTAGAAACTATGCATCTTCTGCGATCGCCCAAAAATGCAGAACGTCTTTTAAATGCTATTAATCGTGCTAGAACCAGTTCTCATTTTCCTCAGTCACCTGATGATTTACGCAAGGAGCTAGGACTTGCCAAAGAATAATTCGCCTTTACCGAGAGAGGCTATTTTCGATCAGGATTTCCGTGTAGATTTAACGCATTGGATATCTGTTGATCGCAAGGTTGCTTTGAGAATAATGGATCTGGTTGATGTAGTCATGCGAGATCCATTTAGTGGGATTGGTAAGCCAGAGCCTTTGAAGTATCTCGGTTCGGGTATATGGTCTCGCCGTATTAATCAAGAACATCGCTTGGTGTATTTAGTTGAGACTAACTATATTAAATTTTTGCAATGTCGATATCACTATTAGCAAGCGCTTTGCGCTCCAATCCTAACCAACACATTTTTTAAAAGTGCTGTAAATAAACACTTTTAAAAAATGTGTTGATTCATTCGATTAAAAATTGTTGTATGTCCAGTGAGTTATCCACTAACATTTTTCTAGAAATTTCTAACCTAAAATACATTGCTCTTAATATTGAACTTAGGGATGAAAAGTACTAGATACTGTTCATCCCTGAGCTTATAAATTTTTTATATGCAATGGTTTAAATTTAACTGGCTGAGTATTAAGTCGAAACTGATTGTAATGCTGCTAACCGTGAGCAGTAGCTCGATCCTCGTGACTGCATATCTGGGTTATCAAAGCGGGAAGTCCAATTTGACCGATCGCGTATTTAATCAGTTAACCAGTGTGCGGGCTTCTAAGGCTTATCAAATCGAATCCTATTTCAAAACAATTCGCAATCATATTCAAACGCTGAGTAATGATCCTTCAGTGGGAATAGCGATCGCCGAATTTACGAATGCATACCGACAGCTTGAAACTGTGCCATTACCAGTCGATGCATCGTCAAAACTTACTGCATATTATCAAAACGAATTTCTGCCCAAGTTAGCGCAAACAGAGCAAGGTTCTCCTGTTCTGAATTCATTTTTACCTGAAGCGATCGCGAGTAATTATCTGCAATATCATTACATCGCCAATAATTCTAATCCTATTGGCAAAAAGCATCTCTTAGACAAAGCCAATGATAGTAGTGAATATAGTCGCCTCCACGGTCGTTATCATCCGATCTTTCGGAATATTATTGAGAAATTTGGTTACTATGATTTGTTCCTAATTGATCCTGATGGCAGAATAGTTTATACAGTTTACAAAGAGACAGATTTTGCTTCTAGTCTCACTGTTGGTGCTTACAACGAAAGCAATCTTGCCCGTCTATTTGCCTCAGTACGCCGTTCTAAAGAAAAAGACTATGCGCGGATTATCGATCTGGAGTCTTACGCTCCTTCCTATGGTGCTCCAGCCGCTTTTATTGCCGCTCCTATTTATAATCAAGATAAATTTATCGGCGTTCTCGCGATTCAAGTACCTGTTGATGAGATTAATAATGTGATGACAGGTAATCGCAAATGGGAAGCTGATGGCTTAGGCAAAAGTGGTGAAACCTATCTAGTTGGGCCAGATTACTTAATGCGATCGGTTTCGCGATTTTTGATTGAAACACCTGAAGAATACTTAAAAACTCTAGTTGCTTTAGGGGTAAATAACGAAACAATTAATCGGATTCGCCAATACAAGACCTCGGTTTTGGCTCAAGCTGTCAAGACTACTGCTGTTGAGGAAGCGATGATGGGTAAGCAAGATATTAAAATTATCCGTGATTATCGTGATATTCCTGTCCTGAGTTCTTACTCGCTGTTACAAATAGAAGGATTAAAATGGGCAATTCTCTCAGAAATAGATTTAGCAGAAGCCTATGCTCCGATTTATGATTTTGAAAGACAGTTAGTAATTTCGGCAACTTTGCTAATGTTGTTAGTAATTTTATTGGCAATGGTGATGGCTTCTTTATTTGTGAAGCCGATTAATCAATTAATTACCAGCGCTCGTAAAGTGGCTGCGGGGCAATTGGATGCGATCGCAGTTTTAGAAACTGAAGATGAATTTGGAGAACTCGCGCAATCTTTTAATTTAATGGTGTCGAGTTTGCACGATCAGACCGAATTAGTCGAAGAAAAAAATCGCGAAAATGAGCAATTGTTGCTAAGCATCTTTCCTGCGGCGATCGCTAAACGTCTAAAACAAGGTGAAAAGAATATTGCCGAAAGTGCTTCTAATGTGACGGTGCTATTTTCTGATTTGACGGGCTTCTCGAAGTTGTCAGATTCTCTTACAGCTTACGAAATTGTCAGCATTCTCAACGATCTAGTCACTAGTTTTGATGAAACCGCCGATCGCTTTGGCATGGAAAAAATCAAAACCATTGGTGACAGCTATATGGCAGTCTGTGGTCTGTCGGTTCCCTATCTCGACCATGATAAACGAGCGATTGATTTTGCGCTAGAAATGCAAGCGATCGTGCGGAGGTTTAGCCAAGAGCGTGGATTCAAATTGAATATCAGCTTAGGGATTAACTCAGGCGATATCGTTGCAGGCATCGTTGGCAGAAATAAATTTATCTATGATGTTTGGGGCGACACGATTAATATTGCTAGCGCTTTAAAGTCCGCCTGTCCTGAAGGTGCAATTTTAGTTTCTCGAGATATTTACAATCGTCTATGTGACCTCTACGAGTTTGCGCCACTAGCCACCAAAATCGAGGATGGGGAAGTTATTTTGGAAGCGTGGCATCTCAAAAGCACGATCAAAATTAAACCAAGTTAAAAACATGACAAATCCATGTTCTTAACTTCAATTGGAAATCTCAACATGTTGCAACCTAGTACCAATCATTTATTTATTTCGGCGATCGCTTTAATTGTCGGATTGGCTCTGTCAGTAATTATTCTGGGCGAAGTCATCTATCGCCTACAACACCGCCGCCGCCCCCTTGCAGCCACATTACAAGTAGTGCGAAACTTGGTACTACCAATGCTCGCGTTCATGCTGTTTATTCAGTATGTGTTGCAACGTCCTGCTGATGATGACATTGTTAAAAGTGTCCAAACTCTATTTTGGATTTGTGTACTGCACGCGGCTTTATCGTTACTGAATGCGATCATTTTTGAGCAAGCAAAAGCTGATACTTGGCGGGCGCGAGTTCCTAAACTCTTAATTGATTTATTTCGATTGTTTTTAGTACTTTTGGGAGTAGCGATCGTCCTTGCGAAGGTCTGGAATGCTGATCTCGCAGGATTAGTCACAGCCTTAGGCGTTAGCTCGATTGTGATTGGTTTAGCACTTCAAGATACTCTCGGCAGTGTCATGTCAGGTATTGCATTG
This window harbors:
- the trpS gene encoding tryptophan--tRNA ligase → MQKRVLSGVQPTGNLHIGNYLGAIRNWVETQADYENFFCVVDLHAITVPHDPKTLASNTRDIAALYIACGIDPSISTIFVQSHVSAHAELTWLLNCITPLNWLERMIQFKEKAIKQGENVGVGLLDYPVLMAADILLYQADLVPVGEDQKQHLELTRDIAGSFNDRFQPVFKIPNPLIRKEGARVMSLTDGTKKMSKSDPSEMSRIHLLDKPDEISKKIKKCKTDAVRELAFDDSDRPEANNLLGLYAIFANKTKEQVQAEAATWRGWGDFKNVLTDAAIAHLEPIQAKYNEVVKESGYLDQVLKEGREKAFKTAFKTLNSVKDAMGYLPPL
- a CDS encoding ferredoxin-thioredoxin reductase catalytic domain-containing protein, yielding MSLNPESESDRGKNKASSKSFEAMRKFSEKYAKNTGTFFCVDPSVTNAVIEGLAKHKEELGSPLCPCRYYEDKEAEVKDTYWNCPCVPMRERKECHCMLFLTEDNPFVGTKQELELVEIVYDA
- a CDS encoding late competence development ComFB family protein; amino-acid sequence: MESCRNVLLEFVYREAIAQIQGLGSGIRHKYNVDEVIAYALNRLPSMFASTEIGLRNKREECTAIQADITKVTRQALLGVRRDPLREPQPLEDIEVANAPYALLDAQNKLGWTNLMWCDLPKALEDNLENAIAKYNSGNLSPRVSKYGSFGQRQTSSQMYLSKSKSKQKSSVAPESKQKEYDVYMLESHQLVHSLERLVMRMAQNRAQSFPPSDLRFIRLEDVLARTLNRLPPLYATSTKGLGHLRYHAQMNIGSEVAIIVHESMLEARNASYKNIDSLMFSKIRYEREQALAKVSKLLFDQKVTWQNLGETVSKSLELAQSGKECWVRSSNQK
- a CDS encoding chemotaxis protein CheW; this translates as MSMQTLPQSVDHIQEEKMSVQQESGLDTCLKFVIDPQTIGLLESEFTQEVLTLKASHIMPVPNKPSCILGILSRRRRVYWAIDLAMLLGLQPLDQNIGLYEVILTSAQQLSLALIVPKILGVVHIPNGSFEQNISLVPNTLRPYLKGYISEKGGFSYLLKAENIVQSTILHS
- a CDS encoding ATP-binding protein, coding for MSDIFTIVLIVLGGFVMFLAIKETRKILALIQDNKYRQNWNILRSLMVFFLFGYFGVLILFYLKIQWLILVLTGVIFFFGALFVYMVVKVGFLTIQDLIKTNILRIELQQQKETSEAIARTKSEFLATMSHELRTPMNGVIGMTNLLLDTHLEPEQREYVETINTSGAALLMLINDILDFSKVESGKVDLELQPFEIRECIETVLSLVDFMAREKSLRVHYSIDPQVSPLIEGDINYLQQILVNLVGNAIKFSSGGEVTIDIRKYQDNQLVFAVKDTGIGIPPHKLDKLFKPFSQIDSSITRKFGGTGLGLAICQKLISLMGGDIWVESILDQGTTFSFAIPYYPVATKRYPAIEIVDHGLDVSSERPAESNQNKALSSNIPKLAAQIPLKILLAEDNPVNQKLANRLFEKMGYGIDIATNGIEVLEAIQKQSYDFIFMDVQMPEMDGLEATRQIRAMEESGQIELSNLTSSNQSIQIIAITANATQDDRDKCFASGMNDFIAKPFKVEQIQTAIERWGRKQP
- a CDS encoding ubiquinol-cytochrome c reductase iron-sulfur subunit, which produces MNLNRRKLLSWFGLGWLASLLPSSLIGCSEAAPPTASVPTSAPESVAAAPSGNFKAIGTVAQLDKDKVLVSSDKKIAVVRNPNDATKVLAVNASCTHKGCTVVWKSASTEFVCPCHDAKFAADGAVRQGPADKPLQRFTAKIENGQVLVSA
- a CDS encoding response regulator transcription factor, with translation MSGHILLVDDEPGLREAVQAYLEDSGFAVQVANNARDAWQLLEQTTPDLVISDIMMPQVSGYEFLKQMREDVRFLNLPVVFLTAKGMTKDRIEGYNAGCDAYLSKPFDPDELVAIAENLIARRAIQAVTANSNTSEITDLAGQLAEIKELLKEKAAIKVKVTPPPIKIEFTPREQSVLELVVEGLMNKEIAKRLGTTIRNVEKYVSRLFSKTGTSSRTELVRYALQHGLIEAYS
- a CDS encoding type II toxin-antitoxin system Phd/YefM family antitoxin, producing the protein MITETTQAQINADLNVLLDRVVNDREIIYVKSQSGENVALIAADELQSLLETMHLLRSPKNAERLLNAINRARTSSHFPQSPDDLRKELGLAKE
- a CDS encoding Txe/YoeB family addiction module toxin, encoding MPKNNSPLPREAIFDQDFRVDLTHWISVDRKVALRIMDLVDVVMRDPFSGIGKPEPLKYLGSGIWSRRINQEHRLVYLVETNYIKFLQCRYHY
- a CDS encoding adenylate/guanylate cyclase domain-containing protein, with the translated sequence MQWFKFNWLSIKSKLIVMLLTVSSSSILVTAYLGYQSGKSNLTDRVFNQLTSVRASKAYQIESYFKTIRNHIQTLSNDPSVGIAIAEFTNAYRQLETVPLPVDASSKLTAYYQNEFLPKLAQTEQGSPVLNSFLPEAIASNYLQYHYIANNSNPIGKKHLLDKANDSSEYSRLHGRYHPIFRNIIEKFGYYDLFLIDPDGRIVYTVYKETDFASSLTVGAYNESNLARLFASVRRSKEKDYARIIDLESYAPSYGAPAAFIAAPIYNQDKFIGVLAIQVPVDEINNVMTGNRKWEADGLGKSGETYLVGPDYLMRSVSRFLIETPEEYLKTLVALGVNNETINRIRQYKTSVLAQAVKTTAVEEAMMGKQDIKIIRDYRDIPVLSSYSLLQIEGLKWAILSEIDLAEAYAPIYDFERQLVISATLLMLLVILLAMVMASLFVKPINQLITSARKVAAGQLDAIAVLETEDEFGELAQSFNLMVSSLHDQTELVEEKNRENEQLLLSIFPAAIAKRLKQGEKNIAESASNVTVLFSDLTGFSKLSDSLTAYEIVSILNDLVTSFDETADRFGMEKIKTIGDSYMAVCGLSVPYLDHDKRAIDFALEMQAIVRRFSQERGFKLNISLGINSGDIVAGIVGRNKFIYDVWGDTINIASALKSACPEGAILVSRDIYNRLCDLYEFAPLATKIEDGEVILEAWHLKSTIKIKPS